Proteins encoded together in one Impatiens glandulifera chromosome 1, dImpGla2.1, whole genome shotgun sequence window:
- the LOC124943749 gene encoding zinc finger MYM-type protein 1-like — translation MRGHGYDGASNMRGEWNGLQALFLRDCPYAYYIHCFAHRLQLTLVSAAKKVSVIWEFFSHLDNIVNCVTSSTKSIAELHIAQRNEINHMLATRECGSGTGVNQIGNLQRVGASRWSSHYDSVKSLISMYAATCKVFEVLSDHSPNGRVKAENLKVSTLVELCQKLTESGRSKVYVTLTRLIHFVLTLPVSIATTKRSYLAMKKVKTELRNKMENDFLADCLTIYIERDLAKDINVDSIIDEFYVIKSRKAQLI, via the exons ATGAGAGGCCATGGATATGATGGTGCAAGTAATATGCGTGGCGAGTGGAATGGACTTCAGGCATTATTTCTTAGAGATTGTCCATATGCTTACTATATTCATTGTTTTGCTCATCGATTACAACTCACATTGGTTTCTGCAGCTAAGAAGGTCAGTGTTATTTGGGAATTCTTTTCCCATTTGGATAATATTGTTAACTGTGTCACTTCTTCTACTAAGAGCATTGCTGAATTACATATTGCACAAAGGAACGAAATTAATCATATGTTAGCAACTAGAGAGTGTGGTTCTGGAACTGGAGTCAATCAGATTGGTAATTTACAACGAGTAGGAGCTTCTCGTTGGAGTTCTCACTATGACTCGGTCAAAAGTTTAATAAGTATGTATGCTGCAACTTGCAAAGTTTTTGAAGTTCTTAGTGATCATTCTCCAAATGGAAGAGTTAAGGCCGAA AATTTGAAGGTTTCTACACTTGTTGAGTTGTGTCAAAAATTGACCGAGAGTGGAAGATCAAAAGTTTATGTTACGTTGACTAGATtgattcattttgttttaacattacCTGTTTCTATTGCTACTACTAAGCGATCATATTTAGCAATGAAGAAGGTGAAGACGGAACTTCGCAATAAAATGGAAAATGATTTTCTTGCCGATTGCTTGACAATCTATATTGAACGAGATTTAGCTAAAGATATAAATGTAGACTCTATTATAGATGAGTTTTATGTTATAAAATCTCGTAAAGCTCaacttatttaa